Genomic window (Culex pipiens pallens isolate TS chromosome 3, TS_CPP_V2, whole genome shotgun sequence):
gtGGGGCAGAATGgagccaccttagaaaacaagccattttgtctaataaaaCGTTGGAGGGAGATAATAAATGATTTAagggacctttctaacatagctttcatgaagttagaccacttttatgaaaatagtcacttaccaaaacaaacatttttgaaaatagttttaatatgttgaaataagacactatttttacaaacaagcatcaaaacaactaaaaaatcaactcatgttgcattaaacgtgatttgtgaagctaccatccatttatttcaaatttcataacttttgattgtttttataaggcaggaaaagggctttttcaaacaatctaacttttgagaaagcttatttaagaacctcgaaataaacagcatttgcgtggttttgtcaataaatttatatttttgttcataattaggttttacgccgactcggttttgaggttagaaatttgatagcttggctgcactgtttacattttttgcacgtgtgtctctgtaaaaatgtgtgtgcgtgtgcgctcgcgacgtcacgctgtaaaacctaattcgtcctttataagacccttgccttacagttggtttaaattcattctaaagcccaaaaccaaagGTGGCCTATTTTGCCCCATGGGCCATTctaccccacccccccccccttccccccctgcccctatatcaaaatttttgtaattgtctgctctacaactttgtagaacattgatacactctaaaaaaataaccctgcaaaattaaaaaaaaacatgacattttaaaataattttttttatttttgattttttttagttctcagctttttcaaaatatttttcacaggagtgctttttttacttaaaacaaaTATAAGTTACATTAAAACtgaatgattttcgaaaaaaataccggCATTtgcctataacttgaaaacagtgtactttatcaaaaaatgtgtgcaAAGTCATCttcgatttaaaatttgatttagcatctaaaaatgatttttgaaatttcgtttgacaaattttcgattttattcgatgatttttttttcttcaaaatctcaTATCATTCTCGTGAAAGATGCATTTTGTGTCCcccaaaatatatttaaaaaatcgattaaaaagtcatataaaaacattcaaaattgtgtacaattttgtagaacataatTACACTCTGAAAAGTAACCCTGCTGTTGCCACCGGGAAATGAAATTCAGTCAGAGACTCCTTAGCAAACTTGTTTATTTCGTCCTAAACGTTGCTTTTAAGCTATAATATAAATCCATACATTGGTACAATGAGTGGGATTGGGATTCAATGGGATTCATTGGAACTTAAAACGTTCTGGGGCTTACAATCTTGATGACCTGCAGATAGCCATCACCTTCTATTCtgaccagcgatggaataatcatcatcaaaagaaaatcattggacgttcatcaagagaaaaaatccgaagggagcatggctcttctctctcgcgcacgaaagatcggtaaaaggaatctagaaaaatcatcatcttgattattcggcggaacatctttttcactacaacACTCATTCGCAAGTGTAACGTTACACGTCGAaatatgacctgtcacattttgtagatgggcaatgtgtgtaaacaaagtggaatAAATATTCTTtagtggtgctgacaagaaactcacaaaaaatcatccgcagattgattttcttggagaatttcgggagcgattttcttttgcgtgatttgacTCCTTTCTCTTtcacgggtgaagaaagttcgctagcaaaattgggtactaaagccctatgccaatttttatgtacaacggtacaaaacacgattaaaaaccatttctgatcactttttttcattttaatgcactttttttttgacaagacaacattttttcgatggatcaactatggtccccttggaacgacctgtcaagtaggagcttttctgtcaagaaggaccgcgaggataattttccaaaattgatttaaaaatccattttaagctctttatggtcgtacaaagggtcattgtactcagaaaaataagctttatcgctgtgaacaataatatcagcaatctaagcttcattttaggacccaattgatttttttgcgattattccatccctgattcTGACAGATCAACTTCTGATTAGTGCGATCCTAAACAATATTTGTACAATTCTAAATGGTGGTTGAAAGGGCATTACTTGTCAGTAGTTGGACAAATCATCTTAGTTACTTACAATAAAATATCAGCGAAATAAAAGGTTGAATTAATAATTAGATATTCGATAACCAAATGCCCTTTGAGAGCTGCAAGATACTTTCATTttgatttccagagtttttttttgaaaaggtcctataagccaaatttttattttttgctttttgggtgtttttgaatacccctgactcaaggcggttctaaaacacctaaaaagcaaaaatagaaaatttggtttataggacctttaaaaaaactcccgaTTTGAACTGttttatattttgctaaaattctaTTACCTACAGCGAGTCGAGAGGTCTTCAGGTCATCGCAGGCCGTTCTCCCAGTATATCAAtacctgcaaagttacaaataacatgaagtttttttaattttagctgTTGTTCCAAGGAGTTGGTGCAGAttcgggaatttgtgattttttctcaatagtcggAAATCCCAAGCATACTTGTTTCAAAGTTACTTCCTAACtcttaaataattttgcaatattttgtacaatttaaaattaatttcgtCTTTAGCACTTGACTTTGGTTCTTTTCCATAATTTCAggctatttgaaaataaaaagaatgttaggaaattaataattcaatttcaTATGATTttaatggcatgaattttacaaaaaaaaatcataatattttttttaatcaaatgatatttttaactaagtttatcaaataaaaattgaaatctaactttaaacaacaacaaagctaGCGAAAACCCAATATGAAAATAGAACTTAATTTCAACGTTAGGACCTGTGTGAAGATATGttacattagggtgtaatatggttgcatgaaaaaaaaagttgaccgaATTTAGTAAACACAGCTCTTTTTAAGTtctttttggggtcctaaacaactccccaaagtttgggaacgatcggtttagtcctcactttgcgcaaagcgattcaattttctataggaatttgtatgggattttttgttggatattgattttttataaaattcacgtttcacgctgtactaaaaccggatccatattcggatgctctgaaaggtgctctacaactttcccgaagagagtatgtgGCTAGCTTCCCCCTGataaaagatacagcgtgctcaaaactggtctaaaacgtgttttttgctctaaTTCCTCATCATCTCAGAACAGgcttaaaatcactcgaaaaatgaactttctaattcgatccgtcttggggtcccacaagaccctagttaatattatgatgttttgtaaaatacttcaaaagttatgctaaaaaaacgattgatCAAAAGCCCCCGGAAGATTGtataaagggtggtttttgtaagataaTTTgcaatgttatacatttttaaaaaggaatttaaaagccctttccaatgagcctaaaacatcgaagatctgacaacactatcaaaagttattagcactctcagtaaaaaattgtgtaaatttggaaagtgtaattttggaaggttgaatattacctcttttatgatgtaattttacctcaatttagactgaaaaagcgacattacaacagaaaagtggtaaaattacacattttcagaggtaaaattacacatttttttctgacataaaagatgtaccccttcccagatgtaatattaccatgattttttttttctgtgcttaACACTTAAATTAATacgctttttggaagccggatctcagatatttcgatggaaacgatgtccggatcaatcttgcgacctatcgttgttcattttgacaagctctgcAATTGTTTAGAAAGGCCCAAAAATATACAAAACGATCTAGTTGTTGTAAAAGGAGAAACCTCAGCTAAAACTTATATCGCTGggcaaaaaactatttaaaaatgctctttttcaaattgaaattaaaagagtgaaacaaaaaagaccagcgagatattttcagcaaatgtactctagaatgtgtactttcagatgcttccaatagcgaggtcaaactccaccaccttttgtaattaaaagacgcaacttttggtaccataacatctataggtcatcgctgaaattttaaagttatcgcagttttagtgaaaaaagtcgttttcgttattttcccatttttgcgcgtggcgcgtcgaaaaatccagtttttattttcaaaaaatcgtatctcagagtatcgaaaacataacttcaccattttttgatatgtaatgtgaaattttccgaggaatccgataaaaatattttcagacataggctctttggtcccgagaccttcaaaacatcattttaagttttcatacgaccttttcaaatgttaagcaagatttttgaaacttcttactatttttcccaaatagccaaactaatcacctttcttttgcgtctaggacagctaaaatcggatgaaatggcgcggagataggattttttgaaaaaagtggtttttgcgaaaatcgacgaaaattgccatttttcgaaccaccctaacacggcgtaggtcaccctaatggccaaacaaaaaatacgggtctaattatttcggccaaggatcccccagaaaaaattgagctcgatcggagaacttttttttcgaatcatgctgttttcgtggggatatcaataattctccatctatcgatgaattcttcagtcccttcaatctgcatacttcaattatcttcattcctcgaaattttcccttgcttgaaggatctcttcctcgacggtcccttggattctgtttactttaaaaatctcttccggttgtcaataatttcactatctcatggcttgcatagacatttttcttggcgaaacgaagctttgaagggtgtttgacattagtttgtttttgtttgatggacgttgccatgattctctcccatcgctgagtatcaagaaaaaatattttcaatcgagtcttcattttgcatcgttctgtaaactgatgattctcttcctcgacggtcccttggatattgacaaccagagaatCGACTgtataaaaagcgacccttaaaccttaaccgatttggctcaaaattggtcctaaaacctcaaatcaacattcaaacagtattgaatttgacttctatcaattctcaatgtatacatacatcatgatgagtaaaattggcgtatacatcattgtttgtttgcttaataaaatgggccccagagcagttttttgaaaaattctttcgtcaggaggtagcttttaagattctttatcagactgtacaataaaattgaaaatgtccaaaatggcgtatacatcatatcgccgtaaaacggcagtcttcctcgacggtcccttggatattgacaaccagagagtcgactgtattaatagtttcaaagcttatctcattacctttccaacgatttaTAATTgccctaataaaatatttaaaatggctgagctatgctaaaattaaacaatcagccttttttacgaaaaacgcttgttttttactccattttttgactttcagcttgcgtatctccgtaatgaacaaacttagagctttgaaaatttggatttttcttagctagaatgtttactttcgagaaaaaataccaacaaatatttggagaaggtcacttttttgaaacttggtcacccaatgtaccatagtgcactGTGTACtgataaaaacacatttttcaattatttttgcatttaagcACACAACCTTAACTAAACTGATATTTTAGGGATGTTTGAAAGATAATATCTGTGCCATGTTttgattgtgatttttttttaaattaggtttGTTGAGAAGCGGGGGGAGATCGAACCGGGCACCGGTTCTATGAGCGGAGTGGTCAAATAACAATAAACTTACATCTTCGGTATCTTTTTACAGCCGGACGAATCCTTCGTTGCCCGTGCTCCCGCTTGCTCAATAAGTTTTCAACTTTTGATGGATTTCCAAGCGACAGCACGAGCACCACGTAAACAATAACTAACAATTAAACTGACGTGATACAGGGGGCGTACGAGGGACGCGTTCGTCGCAACAAGgttaatttttgaagatttataAACCCTGAGGTATCTTAACTCAACCGGAATTTATCAACATGGTTAAACATTTGGACGGAATTGCCTTCCGAAACATACttatacaaatacaaaaaattctaagtaaaCAAATCAAATAATTATGTTCTATTATCTGTTATCGACAATCATGCTTCATCGATGCGTGCATCATCCCACTAAACAAGCTAAAAATCCCGCCAACGTATTCTCCTGTGTATCGATTCCAATCACAAACACGATCCGATTTGGTACATTGCGTGACTGGTGCATGAACCCACACACCTTAACTTaaccatttcgaaaaaaaagaatctCACCTTGTATACCTTCCGTATTAACCACATCTCACATTTTTCGTGCGTTTATTTTTCTTATCTATTCCCTGGCGCGCGCTCACACACAACTTCAACAGTGCTAAATATAATCAAACTGGCCACGATGGATAAGATGAAGGAAGCGGAAGGGGCCGGTGGCGTGGGAGGAGGTGGAACTgcgggtggcggcggcggcggaacCACCGAGGGAGGAGACGCATTTCACAGTGAGTTCTACAACACGGGCCGCATCGGCCGACGGAACGCCCTGCCGGACATTCTGGGCTCACACTGCACAACCACGACGGCGGACCTGCCGACGCAGCTGGGCGCA
Coding sequences:
- the LOC120413935 gene encoding cAMP-dependent protein kinase inhibitor beta-like isoform X2, which translates into the protein MDKMKEAEGAGGVGGGGTAGGGGGGTTEGGDAFHSEFYNTGRIGRRNALPDILGSHCTTTTADLPTQLGALSTSDCPTKAPNTQAGSPMVSNTATTSATGGGGGGGS
- the LOC120413935 gene encoding uncharacterized protein LOC120413935 isoform X1; the protein is MPNAVNDHPIGKQKLAPRFNRLKVLNIIKLATMDKMKEAEGAGGVGGGGTAGGGGGGTTEGGDAFHSEFYNTGRIGRRNALPDILGSHCTTTTADLPTQLGALSTSDCPTKAPNTQAGSPMVSNTATTSATGGGGGGGS